Sequence from the Chitinophagales bacterium genome:
TATTATTTTTGTTTTATTATCTTTTAGAATCATTGCTTTTAAATTGCGTTTTATTTATTATCAATAAATTGATTTACTTTATGGTAAATTTCATCGGGGTTGTCCGCATGCACCCAATGTCCAGCATTTGAAATGAATTCTAATTCTGCTTTTGGATAGAGGTCAAAGATATGCAATGAGGTCTCTTTCGTTATGTATTTACTTTGTTCTCCACCTATAAATATTGTTTTTCCAGCGAATCCTTTCTGTGGCATATATTGAATAATTTCAAGATAGTCTCTATAGAGTACTTGCCAGTTAAACTTCCATTCAAATTTCATTGACTGCTCATTTCTTCGAATATTTTTCATCATAAATTGCACCACTCCTTCTTCGTGGATATAAGAACGAATGGCATTTTCGATATCATTACGATTGGTGTATGCAGCTAGGTTTGTTCCTTTTATCATTACAAATACGTCTGCATGGTGAGGTGGATACTTGTATGGAGCAACGTCTACTATGATAAGACTTATTAAAGAATCTGGAAATAGACTTGCAAATTCCATTGCTATTTTACCTCCCATCGAATGGCCAAGTAGGTGACATTTTTCAATGCTCTCATTTTTTAATACCGATTTTATATCCATGGCACATGACGAAAATCGCATATCGTCGCTGTGAAACGAACGTCCATGATTTCGAACATCAATACTGATGACGTAGAAGTTTTCTGACCACTTCTTAGCTAAAGACTGCCAATTATCTAGACTGCCGAATAGCCCATGCACTATAAGCAGACAAGGTTTAGATTTATCTCCTGCAAACTTGTAATGAATCAATTCTGACATGGTTATTTAAGCATCTTAGTGCGTTTTCGGAGAAAGC
This genomic interval carries:
- a CDS encoding alpha/beta fold hydrolase; protein product: MSELIHYKFAGDKSKPCLLIVHGLFGSLDNWQSLAKKWSENFYVISIDVRNHGRSFHSDDMRFSSCAMDIKSVLKNESIEKCHLLGHSMGGKIAMEFASLFPDSLISLIIVDVAPYKYPPHHADVFVMIKGTNLAAYTNRNDIENAIRSYIHEEGVVQFMMKNIRRNEQSMKFEWKFNWQVLYRDYLEIIQYMPQKGFAGKTIFIGGEQSKYITKETSLHIFDLYPKAELEFISNAGHWVHADNPDEIYHKVNQFIDNK